Within the Oncorhynchus clarkii lewisi isolate Uvic-CL-2024 chromosome 2, UVic_Ocla_1.0, whole genome shotgun sequence genome, the region atgtttttattatgctaatttgtttgtattatgctaattttATTGTGCTAATTAAAAACTCCAGGGGGTTCATTATTGTACTCACAGATCCTGTGGCACAGCAGGAATGTCAGGTTGCTGGCAACCGAGAGGTTGTGAGTTTAAATCCCAAGTGATGTTGACTCCCAAGTAATGCACACTTTGCTGGTCTGCAAAACCATgtccatcattatcatatttcccagcatgctcttttGCCGATAGATTTtttgaattgtttgtttcaatatctgttTTGGCATGTAGATTGATTGATTAATCTATCTTGTGCTACACAAATATAAATAATTGACCTTTTTCTAAACAAATTCAATCTGTTAGTTGGATATATTGCACCTGTTATTGAAATGGTTGATCTAGTTTAGATTGTTTAGCTAGTCTCAAATGTGTATCTTTCTAACCCTAGCAGTCATTTTGAATGCTGATTGTGGGAATCCACTCTGCCTGGATTCCAAAAGAAATTAAACATCACTTTGCAAACCAGTATAATGTGACTTGATGCTGGCTTTCCTTTAGCTTATGCTTGTCACCAAtgtccaaaacacaacgaaggctagtcaccagcaaaaacacaacgaaggctagccaccagcaaaaacacaacgaaggctagtcaccagcaaaaacacaatgaaggctaGTCACCAGCAAAAACgcaacgaaggctggtcaccagcaaaaacacatcaatggctGGTCACCTGCAAAATACAACAAAGGCTGGTCTGCCAGtgaaaaacacaatgaaggctggtctgccagcataaccagctagaccatgctggtcagaccagcttgacctgctagaccatgctggtcagcTAGACCATGCTGGTGTGAGCTGTGAGTGGGACCTCACACACTCACAGCTCACACCAAGTCAATGTGAACGAAGCAGACAGGACTCCCTAACCTGGGGTTGACGAAGCCCAGACCACTCTGGCATTTACACCTCCCTCATACGCTGCTTTACTTTTTTTGGGAGGCTGTTACTTCATTTTCCACTCCCTACAGCAAACATTTCAAACCACCCGATGATTTACTGGTTTTCCAGTTTGACCAAAACACTCTCTGGCTCTCTCACATGGCTGCCTGCAACACTGTGCCATAGCTCAGAAACATGACAGGCAGCCTCTGCTAACAGTCACAAATTCTGCACATCATAGTGAAGGGCGAATGGCCACTTGTGTGGCGATGTTAAAGGTATGAATCACAGGCTGTGTGAGGGCTTGTATACGGACGGAATGTAGATGACCTCCCATGCTTTCTTTATTTAACACCTCTTACACTTATTAACTGACTACATTCTGTTCTGTAGACCATAGCCCACCCCCCGCTCTCTCCCGTTATGAAGACGGGAAAAGTCATTAAGCACAAATGGGGAGGAGTGAGCAGCTCGTCATTTGCTTTTGCTTGAGAGGCAAAGCTCAGaaccatagacagacagagagagagccaacaGAGGTCTGTGCAAGGGTATGGGAATATCAGCAACACTTTCACTATGAGGGATACAACAATGGCATACCACTATTTGGGGGAATGCTGGCAAACATCATTTGGAAGTCTGTGTTTTTTGAGAGACCGTCATGTATAATCTCCAGTTTTGTGGGGGTCACAACAGAATTGGCTGATGCATGGACCGGTAGCTTGACATTGGAATTGCCTTTCAGGGTTTCAATCAAGTCGTAAGTTATTCACTCATATAGTGTGATATTTCATGTTTAATTCTTGTTTTTTTCTATAAAATAGCAACAGACTTGACAGCTTATATTGCTAAGTAATCATGAAAGATAAGGAATGGACTTTCCTGGACTTTCTTCCATGAGCCCCTCACTCCTCCCTCACCTCTGTGGCTAAATCAGAGGTGAGTGAGGGGCAGCATCAGGTTGAGGACAGGGTGTTCATGATGGGGAACGTCATGCGTGGCGCTGTGGCCTTCATCCCCTCCGAGCGCTGCCAGCGTTTCCTGGTGGGCGACCTAAAGGAGATGCCTCTTGATCGGACACTAGACCTGAGCAATTTCCAGCTGCGTCGGCTTCCTATGGCTGCCTGCCTGTTCAATGAGCTGGTAAAGCTCTACCTGAGTGGCAACAACCTGAACACCCTACCTGCAGACCTGCAGGACCTGAGGAAGCTGCAGCTCCTAGCTTTAGACTTTAACAGTTTCGAAGAGCTGCCTGCGGCGGTGTGTCAGCTACCCCAGCTTAACATCCTGTATCTGGGCAACAACAAGCTCTGGAGCCTCCCCCGGGAGCTGCGTGAGGTGAAAGAACTTAATACCCTTTGGTTGGAGACAAACCGCTTCATTGAGTTCCCTAGTGTAGTCTGCGACCTCTCCAACCTCAAGACCCTCCATCTGGGGTACAACCAGATAAGCAAACTGCCAATGGAGCTCAGTGGGCTGAAGGAGCTGAGGAGTATCTGGCTAGCCGGGAACCAGCTGTTTGAGTTCCCGCCAGTGTTGCTTGCCATGCACTTTCTGACTGTGATTGATGTGGACAGCAACAACATCTGCCGTTTTCCCGGTCTCTCCCACTTGCAGGGGTTAAAACTGGTAATCTACGACCACAACCCCTGTGTGAACGCACCTGTGGTCGGGGAGGGGGTCAGGAGGGTTGGACGCTGGGCGGACAGCTCAGATGATGAAGAGGATGGTGAGGATGGGTCGAAAGTGTGTGAGACGCTGACTGAGGTGAAGGAACTTGCCACAGAGCTTGCCTCAGAGGGAGAATTGGACACACTACTTGAAAAGGGTCGTGGAGGAATCTGACCTTCAGCCGTGGATAGGCTGGAGAACAGGATGCCAGTCAAGTGGAGCACTTACTGGAGAGCGGCCATTTGTCTCGGCATGTTACACAAGCAGACAGGCCTGATGGTGTTGGCTTCCAAATATGGTAAAGCCAATAATATGGACCTAAACACAGATGACAAATAATAAGCCATTACAATTGGTTTTCCATCATGATGAAACATGGACCTCATGAAAAGCTCCAGGAGAAATCTCACATGAAGTTCTCTATTACATAACTGTCTGCAGACTTGAATGAAATTGTGGCTAGTTTTTAGTTAATGTAACAGGTGATTATCCAATTTAAATAATTTATTGAGTCATGAAGAAATTCTACCAGGTGTCCCTATTCATGAACTTTTGCTGGGGACAGTATACTGTTTGTATAGCATTGAGTGCAGAGCAAATTCTCCTGTGTTAAATCAATACTGACTGTATAAATGTAACACTGGCCATGGCTACACAGGTCCACACTTTTGAGTGTTAAATGAACACTGTGCTTAGTGCTGACACTATTACACTTTGTCAGTGTTAAGGAATTAAAACTTTCAGTGTTGTGAAATAACACCTTATATTGTATTTTTACCCATTGCACCAAGAGGTCAGTATCTCTTGACAAGGTCACACAGTTGGGTTAAGGACATTACAATAATGTTTCAAGTCTTTATTGTAACATGCTCTTATGTAAGAGTTTATAAAAACTTCAGAACTGGAAGCAGACATGCTCAAATGTTTATTAACATAACTATAGACCACTTAAACTAGTACAACGCTTCCACTCACAGGTGGCCAAAAATACCTAATTGAAAGCCACGTCCCCAATAAACCACACCTCAAATAtaatttcccagtgtgccttgccTTTTCGAGTGAATTGTATCCTTAACGCCCATGACTGTATTAGTTAGTGACAGAGGCATCGTTGTTAAATTAATTCCTTTTCAGTCCTGTGGACTTCAAGTGGGTTCCTACTGTAGGCAAATGTTATCATTAAAATTAAACtgtttatgacaatacattacatatatcataAAGACCTTACTTTGACGGCCAAGTTTTACACAGAGGTGTTAGGAACCTCCTGGTTTACaagccacatcaggcctgcaagtcataTTATGCTGGTTTGCTAAATTATGTGTAAtttctattggaatccagccagagttaggacAGCCAACAATTAAACATTTTTATTCACCCGCATCCTGCGTTAATAATGATTATCAGGGTTAGGAACATTGATAAaagagactacctaaaccatttaaactggaacaatgGGCGCAATAAatctacattgaacaaaaatataaacgcaacatgcaacaattttaaagattttaccgagttacagttcatataaggaaatcattgaattaggccctaatctatggatttcacatgactgggtatacagatatgcatctgttggtcacagatactgtaaaaaaaaggtagggccatggatcagaaaacccgtcagtatctggtgtgactaccatttgcctcatgcagtgacatcaccttcgcatagagttgatcaggctggaATGTTGTCCCAAACCTCTctaatggctgtgcaaagttgctggatattggtgggaactggaacacgctgcaGTACACGTCGATCcatagcatcccaaacatgctcaatgagtgacatgtctggtgactatgcaggccatggaagaactgggacattttcagcttccaggaaaagtgtacagatccttgcgacatggggccgtgcattatcatgccgaaacatgaggtgatggcggcggatgaatggcatgataATGGTCCTCAGGATCTTGTTACGGTAtccctgtgcattcaaattgccatcgacaaaatgcaattgtgtttattgtctgtagcttatgcctgcccataccgtaaccccaccgccaccatggagcactgtgttcacaacattgacattagCAAACCGCACACCCACAGGACGCCATAcctgctgtctgccatctgcctggtacagttcatggattcatccgtgaagagcacactgcTCCAGTGTGTCAGTGGCCATCGAAAAttagcatttgcccactgaagtcagttaagatgccgaactgcagtcagttcAAGACTCTGGTGACtacaacgagcacgcagatgagcttccctgagacagtttctgaccgTTTGTGATGAAATTCTTCTGTTGTTCAAACccactgtttcatcagctgtccaagtggctggtctcagatgatcccgcaggtgacaAAGCCAGGTGTTAAGGtcatgggctggcgtggttatacatggtctgtggttgtgaagccAGTTCgaaatactgccaaattctctaaaacaacattgagaaatcaacattcaattctctggcaacagctctggtggacattcttgcagtcagcctGCTAATTGCAACTGTGCAAAACTTGAACGATCTGGGGCATTGTgtcgtgtgacaaaactgcacattttagagtagacttttattgtcaccagcacaaggtacacctctgtaaagatcatgctgtttaatcagcttcttgatatgccaccccggtcaggtggatggattcatttagattttttaaatgttatttatcTTTATGTAGCATAAGATGAATCAATCAacgtacatgcaaaaacacagatattaaaaacaattGTGAGAAAATCTAACTGCAGTAGAGTAAGCATGAAAATATTATAATGATGGGCATGGTTTTGATGGGAATGTTTTACTCTCCACAGAGTAAAACTGACACAATCACACTCTCATATTCAACACTTTTTATTAACACCAATGAGTGTTACATTCACTCTTAGAAAGTTAAATGaactcctgaatcaacactagaaatgttacactgaaaaatcaacacttgGTAACACTGGTCAATTTGCTGTGTAGATATTATTTTCATGAAAGGATTGTATACAGATATTGTCGTCATAGGCTCTTACAGAGCAGTGTTGAGACACTTCTTAGTTATCAGAATTTACATAGACCTACTTCATTTTCCAAATTTCTCGAGAATATGAAATACTGTCTCAACCTGCCAAGCCTTATTTCGGTGAGGTGATTAACATCTTTGATATATGGTTAAAGTCAAGCTACATCTTTCATCCAGAATGATGCATAATTTAGGTTATATGACAGGTAGGGCTGTAGATTTGATTTAAAGGTGTTTAATGGGTTTTTAATATTATCACAGGAGCTTCTTACCTACAATAAAAACACAGCTGTATGAGACTAGCTAAAGAAATGACACACAGGTTAAATATTGTGCTACctcaattggcctagcgtcgcccgggttagggagggcttggtcggtaggggtgtccttgtctcatcgcgcaccagcgactcctgtggcgggctgggcgcagtgtacgctagccaaggtggccaggtgcacagtgtttcctccggcgcattggtgcggctggcttccgggttggatgtgcgctgtgttaaagaagcagcggcttggttggttgtgtatcggaggacgcatgactttcaaccttcgtctctcccgagcccgtacgggagttgtagcgatgagacaagatagtagctactacaacaattggatactacgaaattagggagaaaaagggggtaaaattcaacaaaaaaaataaaataaatttaaaaaattttaaaaaattgtgCTACCTGAGAGAACACTATAAACCCCAATGTGCTGTCGTTACTCAAAACATTGGAGGAAACCACTTAATACTTAAACACTTAATATATCTCAGTACAGTTACTTAAAGTGATTTTGTAGTCGTTACTCAAACCAATAGAGTCACTGTGACCCTGTAGGCGGTCCAGATTTGGAGTTTTATCAGCTTGAACATTTTGAGTAATGTCCCCACTAAGGCCATATTCCAACTACgagatatgaaatgagtctgagAAGCTGTGGCGAAAGAGCCCACTgt harbors:
- the LOC139381593 gene encoding leucine-rich repeat-containing protein 10-like; its protein translation is MMGNVMRGAVAFIPSERCQRFLVGDLKEMPLDRTLDLSNFQLRRLPMAACLFNELVKLYLSGNNLNTLPADLQDLRKLQLLALDFNSFEELPAAVCQLPQLNILYLGNNKLWSLPRELREVKELNTLWLETNRFIEFPSVVCDLSNLKTLHLGYNQISKLPMELSGLKELRSIWLAGNQLFEFPPVLLAMHFLTVIDVDSNNICRFPGLSHLQGLKLVIYDHNPCVNAPVVGEGVRRVGRWADSSDDEEDGEDGSKVCETLTEVKELATELASEGELDTLLEKGRGGI